A stretch of the Sulfurimonas sp. HSL-1656 genome encodes the following:
- a CDS encoding type II secretion system protein: MIELVFVIVVAGILAAVFIPRMERDNIAEAAYQVARHIRLTQHHAMVEDRFNDAPAGVDWRETNWRITFVNGTSGECYQIHADRDGNGGTPASSEMAVDPMTKKGLFGGSSCNGTNDDVLLWKSFGINAVTVCGVATSSAGIKNLAFDHLGRVGQISGNTMNLLANDCTVHLTTSDGHSADVLVTKETGFVKVANIDGTAL; encoded by the coding sequence ATGATCGAACTGGTCTTCGTTATTGTTGTCGCCGGAATACTGGCAGCGGTGTTTATTCCACGTATGGAGCGAGATAACATTGCAGAAGCTGCTTACCAGGTTGCCAGACATATCAGACTGACACAACACCATGCAATGGTTGAAGACCGTTTTAATGATGCACCTGCAGGTGTGGACTGGAGAGAGACAAACTGGCGAATCACCTTTGTGAATGGTACAAGCGGCGAATGCTACCAGATCCATGCAGACCGGGATGGTAACGGAGGGACTCCGGCAAGTAGTGAAATGGCAGTCGATCCAATGACCAAAAAAGGTCTGTTCGGTGGATCATCCTGTAATGGGACAAATGATGATGTATTGTTGTGGAAAAGCTTCGGCATTAATGCAGTGACGGTATGTGGGGTGGCGACATCCTCCGCGGGTATAAAGAATCTGGCTTTTGATCACCTGGGCAGAGTCGGACAGATCAGTGGCAATACGATGAACCTGCTGGCAAATGATTGTACCGTCCATTTGACCACAAGCGACGGACACAGTGCGGATGTTCTGGTGACCAAAGAAACGGGCTTTGTCAAAGTGGCAAATATTGACGGAACTGCACTGTAA
- a CDS encoding citrate/2-methylcitrate synthase — MGALFTKDTQAIFWNNNASAIQRMLDYDYVINRATPSVAAIVAPTSSNKFEKFFYGPDEIMVPVYRNTTDAASAFPNADVLLNFASFRTAYDVTMEAIGLKGQFKTIMVTAEGIPERLARGMNQAARDAGVTVIGPATVGGIAPGAFKIANVGGTIENIINSKLHRAGSCGLVTRSGGLFNELSNIISINADGIAEGVAIGGDRFVGSVFIDNLLRMQNNPQVKYMILLGEVGGTEEYKVIEAVKSGKITKPIIAWCIGTIAKHFSSGVQFGHAGASANADAETAAAKNAAMAEAGIYVPESFNDLPAKINEVYTKLKAEGVIGEIEEPALREVPKVRRKKEFICTISDDRGDEATYAGYPISSVATPDTGFGIGDVVSLLWFKKRYPKWATDYIETVMKTVADHGPAVSGAHNAKVTARAGKDVISALVTGLLTIGPRFGGAIDDAARYFKYANDNGMSPAEFIAYMKKEGKTISGIGHRIKSVRNPDLRVSGLKKFAAENFPATPLLDFALEVEKLTTSKKDNLILNVDGTIGILMVDMWRALGYSEEEIDGFIDAGALNAFFVVGRSIGFIGHILDEKRLGMPMYRHPMDDILYNVEKAEEL; from the coding sequence ATGGGTGCACTGTTTACAAAAGACACACAGGCAATTTTCTGGAATAACAACGCAAGCGCGATCCAGCGTATGCTGGACTATGACTATGTCATCAATCGTGCAACACCGTCAGTCGCGGCGATCGTCGCACCGACTTCCAGCAATAAATTCGAGAAGTTCTTCTACGGGCCGGACGAAATTATGGTCCCGGTTTACCGCAACACGACCGATGCGGCGAGCGCGTTCCCGAACGCAGACGTCCTGCTGAACTTCGCCTCTTTCCGTACGGCGTATGACGTCACGATGGAAGCGATCGGTCTCAAGGGCCAGTTCAAAACGATCATGGTTACGGCCGAAGGTATCCCGGAGCGTCTGGCCCGCGGCATGAACCAGGCTGCACGTGACGCAGGTGTTACGGTTATCGGACCTGCGACGGTCGGCGGTATCGCACCGGGCGCATTTAAAATCGCCAACGTCGGCGGTACGATCGAGAACATCATCAACTCTAAACTGCACCGTGCAGGTTCCTGTGGCCTTGTCACACGTTCCGGCGGTCTGTTCAACGAGCTTTCCAACATTATTTCCATCAATGCCGACGGTATTGCGGAGGGTGTTGCGATCGGTGGTGACCGTTTCGTCGGTTCCGTCTTCATCGACAACCTCCTGCGTATGCAGAACAACCCGCAGGTCAAATACATGATCCTGCTCGGTGAAGTCGGTGGTACGGAAGAGTACAAAGTGATCGAAGCGGTCAAGTCCGGCAAGATCACAAAACCGATCATCGCATGGTGTATCGGTACGATCGCGAAGCACTTCAGCTCCGGCGTTCAGTTCGGTCATGCGGGTGCATCCGCAAATGCCGATGCCGAAACGGCAGCAGCGAAAAATGCGGCAATGGCAGAAGCCGGTATCTATGTACCGGAATCTTTCAACGATCTTCCGGCGAAGATCAATGAAGTCTATACAAAACTGAAAGCAGAAGGCGTCATCGGCGAAATCGAAGAGCCTGCACTGCGCGAAGTACCGAAAGTCCGCCGCAAGAAAGAGTTCATCTGTACGATCTCTGACGACCGCGGTGACGAAGCGACGTACGCAGGCTACCCGATCAGCTCTGTCGCAACGCCGGATACCGGTTTCGGCATCGGTGACGTTGTTTCACTGCTGTGGTTCAAGAAACGCTACCCGAAATGGGCGACGGACTACATCGAAACCGTCATGAAAACTGTTGCAGACCACGGCCCGGCGGTTTCCGGTGCACACAACGCGAAAGTCACTGCGCGTGCCGGCAAAGACGTTATCTCTGCGCTGGTCACTGGTCTTCTGACTATCGGACCGCGTTTCGGCGGTGCGATCGATGACGCGGCGCGCTACTTCAAGTATGCGAACGATAACGGTATGAGCCCGGCAGAATTCATCGCCTACATGAAAAAAGAGGGCAAAACGATCTCCGGTATCGGTCACCGTATCAAGTCCGTCCGTAACCCGGACCTGCGCGTTTCCGGTCTGAAGAAGTTTGCGGCAGAAAACTTCCCGGCGACTCCGCTGCTTGACTTCGCTCTTGAAGTCGAGAAGCTGACGACGTCCAAGAAGGATAACCTGATCCTGAACGTCGACGGTACGATCGGTATTCTTATGGTCGACATGTGGCGTGCGCTCGGCTACTCCGAAGAGGAAATCGACGGCTTCATCGACGCGGGTGCGCTTAACGCATTCTTCGTGGTCGGCCGCTCGATTGGCTTCATCGGTCATATCCTGGACGAAAAACGTCTCGGGATGCCGATGTACCGCCACCCGATGGACGACATTCTTTACAACGTCGAAAAAGCGGAAGAGCTCTAA